Sequence from the Burkholderia sp. GAS332 genome:
TGCCAAAAGCACGCATTTTCCTGTTGTCGGACGTCTTAATTTGTTTTGCTACTGTGAGCACTGGAATGGCGTGGTGGCCATTGTTTCTCCGTGACTATGGCCTAAATGACAGGGTAAACACTCCGTTGGAATCGATGGGCGGAAGAGGGTAGACTGTCGTCAGACAACGTATCACGCATGATGGAGCCGGATCACCCAGCCTGCTCGAATGCGCCGCGATGCGTTCGATCAGGCCGCCTGAGTGGCCGAAACTGGAGTCACCTTTGACATCTGCTCTCGCCAACGCCGCCGACCCGCTTGAATCCGCGGTCTCGAAGGTCAAGCGGCATGTGCTGCCGCTGTTTCTGATTATGTTCATCGCGAACTACATCGATCGCGTGAACATTGGTTTCGTCAATTCCCACATGCAGACGGATCTGGGCATCGGCGCTGCGGCTTATGGCCTGGGGAGCGGTTTGTTCTTTGTCGGCTACGCGCTGTTCGAGGTGCCGTCGAATGTGTTGATGCAGAAGTACGGCGCGCGCGCCTGGCTGACCCGCATCATGGGCACCTGGGGGCTGGTCGCAGCCGCCATGGCGTTCGTCTGGAACGATACGTCCTTCTACGTGCTGCGATTCCTGCTCGGCATCGCTGAAGCCGGCTTCTTCCCGGGCGTGGTGTTTTATTTCACACAATGGCTGCCGCAGAAAGATCGCGGCAAGGCCGTGGCGGTTTTTCTCTCCGGTTCTGCGCTTGCGTCGGTGCTGTCCGGTCCGATCACCGGCAGCCTGCTGTCCATTCGCGGATTCGGCTTGCACGGCTGGCAATGGATGTTTCTCGTCGAAGGCGGCTTTTCGATCGTGCTGTGCGGCGTTAGCTGGATGTTGCTGAAGTCGCGGATTCGTGATGCCTCGTGGCTGACAACTGAAGAGCAGACCGTGCTCGAAAGCTCGATCGCCGCGGAGCAGGCTGAGCGCGAGGCGCACGGCGGCACGCATCTGCCCGCGATGAAACTGCTGAAAGACCCGCAGATTCTTCTATTCTGCTTCCTGTACTTCGCGATTCAATTGACCATTTACGCGGCCACCTTCTGGCTCCCGACGATCATCCGCAAGATGGGTGGACTCTCGGACTTCGAAGTCGGCATGTTCAATACCATCCCGTGGCTCATCGCCATGGTCGCGATGTACTGCTTCGCGGTGTTGTCGGCTAAATGCCGCTTTCAGCAGGCGTGGCTGGCGGTGGCGCTCGTGATCGCGGCGTGCGGGCTGTTCGCCTCGACTTCGGGTAATCCGGTGCTGTCATTCGTGGCAATCTGCTTCTCGGCGATCGGTTTCAAGGCCGCGTCTTCGCTCTTCTGGCCGATTCCGCAGGGTTACCTGGACGCACGCGTTGCCGCCGCGGTCATCGCGCTGATCAATTCGGTGGGCAACCTCGGCGGATTCTTTGCGCCCGCTGCGTTTGGCTATCTGCAGCAGCACACCGGCTCGATTACGGGCGGTCTGTACGCCCTGGGTGTGGCTTCGCTGATCGCGGCAGCGGCCGGCTTCCTGACCCGCAATCGCCGTGTGAACCGCGACGCGCTGCCGGAGCCTTTGCATAGCAAAGCCCACTGACTGGCGAAAATCGTCGACCATGAATAACGCATTTCCCACTTTCTGTCCGGCACGAGTTCCGAGCGCGTTTGTCCAACGCGTGGACTCCCACCTGCTGGCTCACTAACTCAACGGGGCCCCATACCATGTCCACGAACTCATCCCAATCGAACGCTACGCCGGTCGTGACCGAACTGCGCGTCGTGCCCGTCGCCGGCCGTGACAGCATGCTGATGAATCTGAGCGGCGCGCATGGGCCGTTCTTCACGCGCAACATCGTCATTCTGCGCGACAGTGCGGGACACACTGGCGTTGGCGAAGTGCCGGGCGGCGAGAGTATCCGCAAGACCATCGA
This genomic interval carries:
- a CDS encoding Sugar phosphate permease, which codes for MRSIRPPEWPKLESPLTSALANAADPLESAVSKVKRHVLPLFLIMFIANYIDRVNIGFVNSHMQTDLGIGAAAYGLGSGLFFVGYALFEVPSNVLMQKYGARAWLTRIMGTWGLVAAAMAFVWNDTSFYVLRFLLGIAEAGFFPGVVFYFTQWLPQKDRGKAVAVFLSGSALASVLSGPITGSLLSIRGFGLHGWQWMFLVEGGFSIVLCGVSWMLLKSRIRDASWLTTEEQTVLESSIAAEQAEREAHGGTHLPAMKLLKDPQILLFCFLYFAIQLTIYAATFWLPTIIRKMGGLSDFEVGMFNTIPWLIAMVAMYCFAVLSAKCRFQQAWLAVALVIAACGLFASTSGNPVLSFVAICFSAIGFKAASSLFWPIPQGYLDARVAAAVIALINSVGNLGGFFAPAAFGYLQQHTGSITGGLYALGVASLIAAAAGFLTRNRRVNRDALPEPLHSKAH